In a single window of the Arachis hypogaea cultivar Tifrunner chromosome 6, arahy.Tifrunner.gnm2.J5K5, whole genome shotgun sequence genome:
- the LOC112755805 gene encoding uncharacterized protein produces MAEGTAPEPVDPSAAAVDMELEKDDNVADPNQKRPREDAQQEEEAKEDDVVAPKKQKVETEEKSVEEQRLEKIDEPKESKEAVKLGPKSFESSSDMFNYFYNFLHLWPHHVNVNKYEHLVLLELLKKGHAESDRKIGVGIRGFQVRNHPIYRSRCFFLIREDNTAEDFSFRKCVDHILPLPEEMQIKSNQNKALGGSGGGRPHRGGKGGRGRGGKGGKWRQ; encoded by the exons ATGGCAGAAGGCACCGCACCGGAACCCGTCGATCCCAGCGCCGCAGCTGTTGACATGGAGCTCGAGAAGGACGACAACGTCGCCGACCCGAACCAGAAGCGACCCAGAGAGGATGcccaacaagaagaagaagcgaAGGAGGACGACGTTGTCGCTCCGAAGAAGCAGAAGGTGGAGACTGAGGAGAAGTCCGTAGAGGAACAACGCTTGGAGAAGATTGACGAACCCAAAGAATCAAAAGAAGCCGTGAAGTTGGGGCCCAAGAGCTTCGAGTCTTCCTCTGACATGTTCAATTACTTCTACAACTTCCTTCATCTTTGGCCTCACCATGTCAACGTCAACAAG TATGAACATCTTGTGTTGTTGGAGTTGCTTAAGAAAGGGCATGCTGAGTCCGACAGGAAGATTGGTGTAGGGATCCGCGGCTTTCAAGTCCGCAATCATCCAATCTACAGGAGCAGGTGCTTCTTCCTCATCAGGGAGGACAACACTGCTGAAGATTTCAGCTTCCGGAAGTGCGTTGATCATATTCTTCCATTGCCAGAAGAGATGCAAATAAAATCTAATCAGAACAAAGCATTAGGCGGCAGTGGTGGAGGAAGGCCTCATCGTGGAGGAAAAGGTGGCAGAGGGAGAGGTGGAAAAGGCGGAAAGTGGAGACAATAG
- the LOC112754210 gene encoding LOW QUALITY PROTEIN: sugar carrier protein C (The sequence of the model RefSeq protein was modified relative to this genomic sequence to represent the inferred CDS: inserted 2 bases in 1 codon) yields the protein MEMNMKPSDYQYYKFDRQILTLFTWSLYLAALVASLFTSSITRIFGSRLTMLSGGILFLTGVGFNAFAQKVWMFIVVRMLLGFGIGCANHSVPIYVSEVVPYKYRSALNRMFRLAITLGFIVANVHNDFFPKMKNSEGWRYSLGFATVPALMNVIGAIFLPNSSPSSLIERGKDEKAKQELIKIIETSDVEEEFKDLVEASQSSMAMKHPWATLLKRHYRPQLVMVIAIPFXFYAPVFFRIFGFGSKASLMASVITGGFNALAIFVSIFTVDKVGRHKFFLEGRAQMFICQVCK from the exons ATGGAGATGAACATGAAGCCATCTGACTACCAGTATTACAAGTTTGACCGCCAGATTTTGACACTCTTCACATGGTCCCTGTATCTGGCTGCTCTCGTGGCATCACTCTTTACGTCTTCTATCACTCGAATCTTTGGAAGCCGTCTTACCATGTTGTCCGGAGGTATTCTATTTCTCACCGGTGTCGGTTTTAATGCCTTTGCTCAGAAAGTGTGGATGTTCATCGTTGTTCGCATGTTGCTTGGCTTTGGAATTGGATGTGCCAATCATTCTGTTCCAATCTATGTGTCGGAGGTTGTTCCTTACAAATACAGAAGCGCCCTTAACAGGATGTTCCGATTGGCCATCACCCTTGGCTTCATTGTGGCCAACGTCCACAACGATTTCTTCCCCAAGATGAAGAACAGTGAAGGCTGGCGCTACAGCTTGGGTTTCGCGACTGTCCCCGCCCTGATGAACGTCATCGGCGCAATCTTTCTTCCCAACTCGTCGCCGAGCTCCTTGATCGAGCGTGGCAAAGATGAGAAAGCCAAGCAAGAGCTGATCAAGATTATCGAAACCAGTGATGTGGAAGAAGAGTTCAAGGACCTTGTTGAGGCGAGTCAATCGTCTATGGCAATGAAGCATCCATGGGCCACTCTGTTAAAGAGGCATTATAGGCCTCAACTCGTGATGGTCATAGCCATTCCTTT TTTCTATGCTCCtgttttcttcagaatttttggCTTTGGCAGCAAGGCTTCCCTTATGGCTTCCGTGATTACGGGTGGCTTTAATGCACTTGCTATCTTTGTTTCAATCTTTACCGTTGACAAAGTTGGAAGGCACAAGTTCTTTCTCGAAGGTAGAGCTCAGATGTTTATCTGTCAAGTCTGTAAATAA